A single window of uncultured Pseudodesulfovibrio sp. DNA harbors:
- a CDS encoding UbiX family flavin prenyltransferase, which produces MHRIVVGVTGASGMPLAEKLLRHYAGIKDLEVHLIVSAGAEVVMQSEFRGSDLSLKKHAHTVYDIKDMMAGPSSGSWQHDGMIICPCSMSSLASIASGAGMNLIHRAADVTLKERKPLIVVPRETPLTMIHLRNMQTLTEAGAVIAPFCPAYYDSKTTIDDMLQHFSGRLLDQLRIDNSLCARWKDNR; this is translated from the coding sequence ATGCATCGTATTGTTGTTGGTGTGACTGGGGCGAGCGGTATGCCTCTGGCTGAAAAACTCCTGCGTCATTATGCGGGGATAAAGGATCTGGAAGTTCATCTTATCGTGTCGGCGGGTGCGGAAGTGGTCATGCAATCAGAATTTCGCGGTAGTGATCTGTCGCTCAAAAAGCATGCCCATACGGTTTACGACATCAAGGATATGATGGCTGGTCCGTCCAGCGGGTCGTGGCAGCATGATGGCATGATTATTTGTCCGTGTTCCATGAGTTCCCTGGCTTCCATCGCCAGCGGTGCCGGAATGAATCTTATTCACCGTGCGGCTGATGTGACGTTGAAGGAACGCAAGCCGTTGATAGTTGTCCCCAGAGAGACTCCCCTGACAATGATTCATCTTCGCAACATGCAGACTTTGACAGAGGCCGGTGCTGTCATCGCCCCGTTCTGCCCTGCATATTACGATTCCAAAACGACCATTGATGATATGTTGCAGCATTTTTCCGGTCGTCTTCTCGATCAACTGCGCATTGATAATTCGCTTTGCGCACGGTGGAAAGACAACCGTTAG
- a CDS encoding 2-oxoacid:acceptor oxidoreductase family protein — protein MRTKCTFSGSGGQGSALLAKLICKGAMKQELQVVMTQTYGIEQRGGDSTGYVVVSDSRIGNPLVENDADVSVALSPTIYDGCVDGSAIGGLVLTNSSLITEIREREGVKQVLIPASDVAVELGSVRCANIVMLGAVLEATKVLTFETVEEVLRELMGVKKPALLEMNLKALEKGRALYASAAE, from the coding sequence ATGAGAACTAAGTGTACATTTTCTGGTTCCGGCGGTCAGGGATCAGCACTGCTCGCCAAGCTGATTTGCAAGGGTGCCATGAAGCAGGAGCTGCAGGTCGTGATGACCCAGACCTACGGCATTGAGCAGCGTGGTGGTGACTCCACCGGCTATGTGGTCGTGTCCGATTCTCGTATCGGCAACCCGCTCGTAGAGAATGACGCTGATGTGAGTGTCGCTCTCAGCCCCACTATTTACGACGGTTGTGTCGACGGCTCGGCCATCGGTGGCCTTGTTCTGACAAACAGTTCCCTGATTACGGAAATTCGTGAACGTGAAGGCGTGAAGCAAGTCTTGATTCCGGCTTCTGATGTCGCTGTGGAACTCGGTTCTGTGCGTTGCGCAAACATCGTCATGCTCGGTGCTGTGTTGGAAGCCACCAAGGTTCTGACATTTGAGACCGTGGAAGAAGTGTTGCGGGAACTTATGGGCGTCAAGAAGCCTGCCCTGCTGGAAATGAACTTGAAAGCCCTGGAAAAGGGTCGCGCCCTCTACGCCAGCGCTGCGGAGTAA
- a CDS encoding FAD-binding oxidoreductase: MHEVKLFPTTTGQSWLEMSSYKDHTFKSPADMSDKYDFIIVGAGYGGYGAASRLAELNPDKSIALIEAIKIGNNDSGKNAGFIIDVPHDFGDTGGSSFEDNKMYFKLNTAIIGRMRDTINNSGIDVDWRDSGKYVCCCHPRSYKMIDTEVHDLEKMGVDYKIFEGEELNRRLGTKYYTKALYTAGSTLVNPADVLRGLCTTLPDNVEIFEETPVLRIDEGSTMSVVLKNGRTITGGHVIVTGGPFIEQFGIVKNVFCPVLSYGAFTRKLTDNELRDFEGVEPWGCTAGHPAGTTVRYTADQRIFVRNGFAFNSQLTTSHQRIQRSIPKLRKAFENRFPNLRHVNFEFVYGGMINMTMNYRPLMTQKSSNLFASACGEGAGVAKTCMMGHYIAEWISGVQSEELNFLRRIAKPSWLPPDPFRTAGARVRLAWEEFNAKDEI; encoded by the coding sequence ATGCATGAAGTAAAATTATTTCCAACGACTACCGGGCAGAGCTGGCTTGAAATGTCTTCTTACAAAGACCATACATTCAAGTCTCCTGCTGATATGAGTGACAAGTACGATTTCATTATTGTTGGCGCTGGTTATGGCGGGTATGGGGCTGCCAGCCGTCTTGCTGAGTTGAACCCTGACAAGTCGATTGCCTTGATCGAAGCCATCAAGATTGGCAACAACGACAGCGGCAAGAACGCCGGTTTCATTATCGACGTTCCTCATGACTTTGGTGATACCGGCGGTTCTTCTTTTGAAGATAACAAGATGTACTTCAAGCTGAACACTGCCATCATCGGCAGAATGCGTGACACCATCAATAACAGTGGTATCGATGTGGACTGGCGTGACAGCGGCAAGTATGTCTGTTGCTGCCATCCTCGTAGCTACAAGATGATCGACACGGAAGTGCATGATCTTGAGAAGATGGGTGTTGACTACAAGATTTTCGAAGGCGAAGAGTTGAACCGTCGTCTCGGTACCAAGTATTATACCAAGGCTTTGTATACCGCAGGCTCCACACTGGTGAACCCCGCTGACGTACTTCGTGGTCTTTGCACCACCCTGCCTGACAATGTTGAAATATTTGAAGAGACTCCTGTCCTGCGTATTGACGAAGGCAGCACAATGTCTGTTGTTTTGAAAAACGGCAGAACCATCACTGGTGGGCATGTCATCGTGACCGGCGGTCCTTTCATTGAACAGTTCGGTATCGTCAAGAACGTATTCTGTCCTGTCCTTTCATACGGTGCATTCACTCGCAAGTTGACTGATAACGAATTAAGAGACTTCGAAGGCGTCGAGCCTTGGGGTTGTACAGCTGGTCACCCTGCCGGTACCACTGTGCGTTACACCGCTGACCAACGCATCTTCGTTCGTAACGGTTTTGCCTTTAACTCACAACTTACCACCTCCCATCAGCGTATCCAGCGCTCCATTCCCAAGTTGCGCAAGGCATTTGAAAACAGGTTCCCCAACCTGCGCCATGTCAACTTTGAGTTTGTCTACGGCGGCATGATCAACATGACCATGAACTACCGTCCGTTGATGACGCAGAAATCGTCCAACCTGTTTGCTTCCGCTTGTGGTGAAGGTGCTGGCGTGGCGAAGACCTGCATGATGGGCCACTACATTGCTGAGTGGATCAGTGGTGTTCAGAGTGAAGAACTCAACTTCCTGCGCCGCATTGCCAAACCCAGCTGGTTGCCGCCGGATCCTTTCCGTACTGCCGGTGCACGCGTCCGTCTTGCCTGGGAAGAATTCAACGCCAAAGACGAAATCTAA
- a CDS encoding Rid family detoxifying hydrolase: MEFIHASKACASVGPYSHAVKAGNTYYFSGQVPFHPVGGTIVGSNMAEQAAQTLANLNAVLEEAGLKITDIAKTTVFIENWDDFEAFNEVYANFMGDHRPARVCVEVSNIAGGCLIEMDAICVVE, encoded by the coding sequence ATGGAATTTATTCATGCTTCTAAAGCCTGTGCCTCAGTAGGCCCGTATTCACATGCCGTGAAAGCCGGAAATACCTACTACTTTTCCGGTCAGGTTCCGTTTCATCCCGTTGGTGGAACTATTGTCGGATCAAACATGGCCGAGCAGGCTGCACAGACGCTTGCCAACCTGAACGCCGTACTCGAAGAGGCTGGCTTGAAGATCACCGATATCGCGAAAACCACTGTTTTTATCGAAAATTGGGATGACTTCGAGGCGTTTAATGAAGTGTACGCCAATTTCATGGGCGACCATCGTCCGGCTCGTGTCTGCGTAGAAGTCAGCAATATTGCTGGCGGCTGCCTGATCGAAATGGATGCAATTTGCGTGGTTGAATAA
- a CDS encoding acetate--CoA ligase family protein, giving the protein MSDLKTLFRPRSVALIGASRDTKKYGYWTAKSLFDNKYEGDIYLISRSGGEILGHPTYPDIMSVEGDVDLAIIAIAPKYIVPVVEQCVEKGVKSAIVVSTGFGETGAEGKEIERQMLEAARKGGMRIQGPNCMGTYSAAVSMNASIIDLAPGPMSLVLQSGNFGIDLNFNAKARNLGYSCWATIGNQMDLRFHDFVEYLEEDDISKVILLYMEGLRVESEEDGRKFFEAARKVAAKKPIAAIKIGRSAAGARAAASHTGSLAGSEKIFDAALNQAGIIRVDSPNELLDVAEAFSKCKPAQGKRIAILTDGGGHGVMATDSAESFKLEAPVLSEATQAKLAEILMPHCPIKNPVDLAGTPEADMWVFDRCLDVLLNDPDIDGVVIVGLYGGYADLSEEFRELEMDVAKSMITRVQSSDKPVVMHSIYAPQRPECLAYISDMGVPVFDSVKAAMRTMGALVNYSENRHALLEEAQAELPALPADRKEKVDAIFGAVRESGRINLVETEAREVLSAYGLPLAECLLASSEDEAAEKYETLGGKVVMKIVSPDILHKTDAGGVALSIDSAQAAREAYARLVANGLNYKSDADIFGVMLTPMLPGGVECIIGASHDTTFGPTVMFGLGGIFVEILKDISFRVAPVNMPSCRQMVEEIKGHKLLEGARGSAPCDKEALAETVCVISHMVNELREIAEVDLNPVFAWEKGLAVADARIVLHPND; this is encoded by the coding sequence ATGTCTGATTTGAAGACTCTGTTCCGCCCTCGTAGCGTGGCATTGATCGGTGCTTCGCGCGATACGAAAAAGTATGGCTATTGGACGGCAAAAAGCCTGTTTGATAATAAATACGAAGGCGATATTTACCTGATTTCCCGCTCTGGCGGAGAAATTTTGGGTCACCCGACCTACCCGGATATCATGTCTGTGGAAGGGGATGTCGATCTCGCTATTATCGCTATTGCCCCCAAATATATTGTTCCCGTTGTGGAGCAGTGTGTGGAAAAGGGAGTGAAAAGTGCCATCGTGGTTTCCACCGGCTTTGGTGAAACCGGTGCCGAGGGCAAGGAAATCGAACGGCAGATGCTTGAGGCCGCCCGCAAAGGCGGCATGCGTATTCAGGGTCCTAACTGCATGGGAACCTACAGCGCAGCCGTGAGCATGAATGCCAGTATCATTGATCTCGCCCCTGGTCCCATGAGCCTCGTGTTGCAAAGTGGAAACTTCGGCATTGACCTGAACTTCAACGCCAAGGCTCGTAACCTCGGTTACAGTTGCTGGGCCACCATTGGCAACCAGATGGACCTGCGGTTTCATGATTTCGTGGAATATCTTGAAGAAGATGATATTTCCAAAGTCATTCTCCTCTATATGGAAGGCCTGCGTGTCGAATCTGAAGAAGATGGCCGCAAGTTCTTTGAAGCCGCTCGGAAAGTTGCTGCCAAGAAGCCCATCGCCGCGATCAAGATCGGTCGCAGTGCTGCCGGCGCTCGAGCCGCTGCATCGCATACCGGTTCTTTGGCCGGTAGTGAAAAGATCTTTGATGCAGCCTTGAATCAGGCTGGTATTATCCGTGTAGACAGTCCCAACGAATTGTTGGATGTTGCCGAGGCCTTTTCCAAGTGTAAACCGGCTCAGGGAAAGCGTATCGCTATCCTGACAGACGGTGGCGGTCACGGTGTTATGGCCACGGATTCTGCTGAAAGCTTCAAGTTGGAGGCTCCGGTTCTTTCGGAGGCCACACAGGCAAAGCTGGCTGAGATCCTGATGCCTCATTGTCCCATTAAAAACCCTGTCGACCTTGCGGGTACGCCCGAAGCTGACATGTGGGTCTTTGATCGCTGCCTTGATGTGCTTTTGAATGATCCAGACATCGATGGTGTTGTGATTGTCGGACTGTACGGCGGATATGCAGACCTGTCCGAAGAGTTCAGGGAATTGGAAATGGATGTTGCCAAAAGCATGATCACTCGTGTGCAGTCTTCTGACAAACCAGTTGTCATGCATTCCATCTATGCTCCGCAGCGTCCCGAATGTCTCGCCTACATCAGTGATATGGGTGTGCCGGTATTCGATTCCGTCAAAGCTGCTATGCGCACAATGGGTGCACTGGTTAATTATAGCGAGAATCGTCATGCCCTGCTGGAAGAGGCTCAAGCCGAACTTCCGGCTCTGCCTGCTGATCGTAAGGAAAAGGTTGACGCTATTTTTGGTGCAGTGCGCGAGAGCGGCCGCATCAATCTGGTGGAGACCGAGGCCCGCGAAGTGCTGAGTGCCTATGGCCTGCCGCTTGCGGAATGCCTGCTTGCCAGCAGCGAAGATGAAGCGGCTGAGAAATATGAGACTCTTGGCGGTAAGGTCGTCATGAAGATCGTGTCTCCGGACATCCTGCATAAGACCGACGCCGGAGGCGTTGCATTGAGCATCGATTCGGCACAAGCCGCTCGCGAAGCTTACGCACGACTTGTGGCAAACGGTTTGAACTATAAATCTGACGCTGACATCTTTGGTGTGATGCTGACCCCCATGCTGCCCGGCGGCGTGGAATGCATCATCGGCGCCAGCCACGATACCACGTTTGGCCCCACAGTAATGTTCGGCTTGGGTGGAATCTTCGTGGAAATTCTTAAAGACATCTCTTTCCGCGTCGCACCGGTGAACATGCCTTCATGTCGCCAGATGGTGGAAGAAATCAAGGGTCACAAGTTGCTGGAAGGAGCCCGAGGCTCTGCTCCTTGCGACAAAGAGGCCCTGGCGGAAACTGTATGTGTGATCTCGCACATGGTGAATGAGTTGCGAGAGATCGCTGAAGTTGATCTGAATCCCGTGTTCGCATGGGAAAAAGGGCTGGCCGTAGCGGATGCACGGATTGTGTTGCACCCCAACGATTAG
- a CDS encoding cache domain-containing protein yields the protein MKRLALVIICLITILIVVLGTYFISMNQQVDTAWNNSKIQLEASQNIFLDKINKYKHLPFTVSKNRTILRLFENRADHIKTGILIKAIQVRSGAAVVYIMDKEGNTIASSNYDEPDSFVGKNYGFRPYFQRAMDGREGAMYAIGATSGIPGYYLSHPITLNSEIVGVAVVKFELSELQNAWKATNNIVMAKDPNGVIVLSSREDWINKTLAPLPKGLLKAARKGRLYKGAPLAPLNVSTGTSLGNQWIEINQTRYLLNEQRVLGKRWELIVLVPWSDMVDNSLRKSLIAFLASLAAAAGILLIQAHFLKKRMERRIERARRTRRIDSEREESLRQLADSIAHQIRNPLIGIGGNANLLKRKIPEDQSMVEHLGTIMDCCHDLEQLVVSVRDYIDIIPTQTTLFDLETLIEKSRLAAIESVKTPLESVNWRINIAPVSLPMDEGLMGKALYEILTNALEARDSDTISIEIIGEWKTTKECANKFELPSEKCYVLTIYDSGSGIDPEIFNHVMEPFFSTKPHGSGLGLAKAKRVVQIFNGEFTIASPVPEHTEWSTMVQLTMPFLVDLKIEQ from the coding sequence ATGAAACGTCTCGCTTTGGTCATAATTTGTCTCATAACAATACTTATCGTCGTTCTGGGCACCTATTTCATATCCATGAACCAGCAGGTCGATACCGCGTGGAATAATTCCAAAATACAACTTGAAGCATCGCAAAATATTTTTCTTGATAAAATTAACAAATATAAGCATTTGCCTTTTACTGTCTCCAAAAACAGAACGATTCTGAGACTTTTCGAAAACCGTGCTGACCACATCAAAACAGGGATATTGATCAAGGCCATTCAAGTGCGGTCAGGCGCGGCTGTCGTTTACATCATGGACAAAGAAGGTAACACGATCGCGTCAAGCAATTATGATGAACCAGACAGTTTCGTTGGCAAAAACTATGGATTCCGACCGTATTTTCAACGAGCCATGGATGGCCGAGAAGGGGCCATGTACGCCATCGGTGCTACAAGTGGCATTCCCGGTTACTATCTCTCCCACCCCATCACGCTTAATTCCGAAATAGTGGGAGTTGCAGTGGTTAAGTTTGAACTTTCGGAACTTCAAAACGCATGGAAAGCCACGAACAACATTGTCATGGCAAAAGACCCAAATGGCGTCATTGTCCTTTCAAGTCGGGAAGACTGGATCAACAAGACGCTTGCCCCATTACCGAAAGGACTCCTGAAAGCAGCTCGCAAGGGACGTCTGTATAAGGGGGCTCCCCTTGCCCCACTTAATGTTTCCACCGGGACAAGTCTGGGCAATCAATGGATCGAAATCAACCAGACACGATATCTGCTCAATGAACAACGGGTCCTCGGCAAACGATGGGAACTCATTGTCCTCGTCCCATGGTCCGACATGGTGGACAACAGTCTGCGAAAAAGCCTCATCGCCTTCCTGGCAAGCCTCGCGGCTGCGGCCGGCATACTCCTCATTCAGGCACACTTCCTCAAAAAACGCATGGAACGCAGGATTGAAAGGGCCAGACGGACCCGACGAATTGACTCTGAAAGAGAGGAATCACTCAGGCAACTTGCAGATTCCATAGCCCACCAGATTCGCAACCCGCTCATTGGTATCGGAGGCAATGCCAACCTGCTGAAACGGAAAATTCCAGAAGATCAAAGCATGGTTGAACATCTCGGAACAATCATGGACTGTTGCCACGATCTGGAACAACTGGTTGTCTCAGTCAGGGATTACATTGACATTATCCCCACACAAACGACTCTTTTTGACCTAGAAACACTCATTGAAAAATCCCGTTTGGCAGCCATTGAGAGTGTGAAAACTCCACTCGAATCCGTCAATTGGCGTATCAATATCGCACCGGTTTCTCTGCCCATGGACGAAGGCCTCATGGGCAAAGCACTCTATGAAATCCTGACTAATGCATTGGAAGCAAGAGACTCCGACACCATTTCCATCGAAATTATCGGTGAATGGAAGACAACAAAAGAATGCGCCAACAAATTCGAACTCCCCAGCGAGAAATGTTATGTGCTCACAATCTACGACTCAGGCAGTGGTATTGACCCAGAAATTTTCAATCATGTCATGGAACCTTTCTTCTCGACCAAACCGCACGGTTCCGGTCTCGGCCTCGCCAAAGCAAAACGCGTCGTACAGATATTCAACGGCGAGTTCACAATTGCTTCGCCTGTTCCAGAGCACACGGAATGGAGCACCATGGTGCAGTTGACCATGCCATTTTTGGTCGATCTCAAAATTGAGCAATAA
- a CDS encoding 4Fe-4S binding protein has translation MKAKNKKHVICAERCKSCGLCVEACPKDTLAIGQNLNGQGYNVVEQVRPEDCVLCGLCRIVCPDVAIGVVELD, from the coding sequence ATGAAAGCCAAGAATAAAAAGCACGTTATTTGCGCCGAACGCTGCAAGTCCTGCGGCCTGTGCGTTGAAGCCTGCCCCAAGGATACCCTTGCCATCGGCCAGAATCTGAACGGCCAGGGATATAATGTTGTGGAACAGGTCCGTCCTGAAGATTGTGTCCTGTGCGGCCTGTGTCGCATCGTTTGTCCTGATGTCGCCATCGGCGTCGTCGAGTTGGACTAA
- the vorB gene encoding 3-methyl-2-oxobutanoate dehydrogenase subunit VorB, with product MKSETLFLKNAQTFAEAMVRCGVRYHFAYPITPATEVMKHTAVILPQYGGRMVQMESELAVANALAGCACTGKLGATSTSGPGMSLMQETISFMAGGELPCIMLDAMRVGPGDGDIVGAQSNYFQATRGGGHGDYRVIVLAPASGQEIVDIMPDAVKLAYTYRTPVLFVVDGVTCTMTESAIFPDAHDYAAEFDTSSWAYTGTGDHSKRYLLTGSYTHAQGEELNQRLLAKYERIQEKEQRWEEIRVDDAEVVLVAFGIHGRMGQDLVENMRAEGKKVGLIRPISLWPFPNKPFENLPESVKSMLVVEMNHGQMVDDVRLAVNGSVPVHFLGKTGGDMPLCTLAEMTDKINTLL from the coding sequence ATGAAATCAGAGACTTTGTTCCTGAAAAATGCGCAGACATTTGCTGAGGCAATGGTGCGGTGCGGGGTGCGTTATCATTTTGCATACCCCATTACGCCTGCGACGGAAGTGATGAAGCATACAGCTGTTATTCTTCCCCAGTACGGTGGGCGGATGGTGCAGATGGAAAGTGAGTTGGCAGTTGCCAATGCACTGGCAGGGTGTGCCTGCACCGGCAAGTTGGGCGCAACGTCCACATCCGGTCCCGGAATGTCCCTGATGCAGGAGACTATTTCCTTTATGGCTGGCGGCGAATTGCCCTGCATCATGCTTGACGCCATGCGCGTCGGTCCCGGTGATGGCGATATCGTTGGCGCACAGAGCAACTATTTTCAGGCCACGCGTGGCGGTGGACATGGTGATTACCGTGTTATCGTGCTCGCCCCGGCCAGCGGTCAGGAGATCGTGGACATCATGCCGGATGCTGTGAAGCTGGCCTACACCTACCGCACCCCCGTGCTGTTCGTTGTCGATGGCGTGACCTGCACCATGACTGAATCCGCAATTTTCCCGGACGCACATGATTACGCAGCCGAATTCGATACCTCTTCCTGGGCTTACACAGGTACGGGCGATCATTCCAAGCGTTACCTGCTGACCGGCAGTTACACCCATGCTCAGGGTGAAGAGCTGAATCAGCGTCTGCTCGCTAAGTATGAGCGTATTCAGGAAAAAGAACAGCGTTGGGAAGAGATTCGAGTGGATGACGCTGAAGTCGTGTTGGTTGCTTTCGGTATTCATGGTCGCATGGGTCAGGATTTGGTCGAAAATATGCGCGCTGAAGGCAAGAAGGTCGGCCTGATTCGTCCGATCTCTCTGTGGCCTTTCCCGAACAAGCCTTTCGAAAATCTGCCTGAGTCCGTGAAGTCCATGCTGGTGGTGGAAATGAACCACGGTCAGATGGTCGACGACGTGCGTCTGGCAGTGAACGGCAGTGTCCCGGTGCATTTCCTTGGTAAAACCGGAGGCGACATGCCGCTGTGCACGCTTGCCGAAATGACCGATAAAATCAACACGTTGCTGTAA
- a CDS encoding thiamine pyrophosphate-dependent enzyme, which yields MQELAKIYGETLLLDKKFSYCPGCGHGIVTRLVAEAIEALGIRKRTVSVVGIGCGGFSHHYMDIDAIEAMHGRAPAVAVGYKVANPDNIVYTYQGDGDCSAIGLAELLHTANRGLPVTCFMINNNLFGMTGGQMSPATLEGQVTSTTPKGRDVHQHGYPLRVPEMMADMRGAKYVARESVCDAKSIRKAASSVRKALDCQMKGLGFSFVEFIVPCPTGLKLSVPDSYKWNKEKMVEYFEPQVFKNEMEQKNEN from the coding sequence ATGCAAGAACTCGCAAAAATATACGGCGAAACACTGTTGCTGGATAAGAAGTTCAGTTACTGCCCCGGCTGTGGCCATGGCATTGTAACGCGCCTCGTAGCGGAAGCCATTGAAGCGTTGGGCATCCGCAAGCGCACAGTCAGTGTTGTCGGAATCGGTTGTGGCGGTTTTTCTCATCACTATATGGATATTGATGCAATTGAGGCCATGCATGGTCGTGCTCCGGCGGTTGCCGTGGGGTACAAAGTCGCGAACCCGGACAACATTGTCTACACCTATCAGGGCGACGGCGATTGCAGTGCCATTGGTTTGGCGGAGCTGTTGCACACCGCCAACCGCGGCCTTCCCGTCACCTGTTTCATGATCAATAACAACCTGTTCGGCATGACTGGCGGCCAGATGTCGCCCGCCACGCTTGAAGGACAGGTCACTTCGACTACTCCCAAGGGACGTGACGTGCATCAGCATGGTTACCCCTTGCGTGTCCCGGAAATGATGGCTGACATGCGTGGCGCTAAATACGTTGCCCGTGAATCCGTGTGTGATGCCAAGAGCATCCGCAAGGCCGCGAGCAGTGTACGCAAGGCCTTGGATTGCCAGATGAAGGGTCTCGGTTTTTCTTTTGTTGAATTCATTGTCCCTTGTCCCACAGGTCTCAAGCTTTCCGTGCCGGACTCCTACAAGTGGAACAAGGAAAAAATGGTTGAGTACTTTGAGCCACAGGTCTTCAAAAATGAAATGGAGCAGAAGAATGAGAACTAA
- the ybaK gene encoding Cys-tRNA(Pro) deacylase: MTPAIDKAKKAGITFFVHEYEHDSTAESYGMEAAQKLMITPERVFKTLVVGSSAKDLTVAVLPVSKQLDMKLLAKAIGVKKVGMADVGVVERVTGYVVGGVSPLGQKKQLKTIIDASAEEYETIFVSGGRRGVDIELSPQDLGALTRASFASVAK; this comes from the coding sequence ATGACACCAGCGATTGATAAGGCGAAGAAAGCCGGTATTACTTTCTTTGTTCACGAATATGAGCATGACTCAACTGCCGAATCATATGGCATGGAAGCGGCTCAAAAATTGATGATTACCCCTGAAAGAGTTTTCAAGACCCTTGTTGTCGGGAGCAGTGCGAAAGATTTGACCGTGGCAGTTCTGCCTGTTTCAAAACAGTTGGACATGAAGCTGTTGGCCAAGGCCATCGGGGTGAAGAAAGTGGGGATGGCAGATGTCGGAGTGGTCGAGCGTGTGACCGGTTATGTTGTCGGCGGTGTGAGCCCTCTAGGACAGAAAAAGCAGCTAAAGACAATTATTGATGCCTCGGCGGAAGAGTACGAAACCATCTTTGTGAGTGGTGGGCGCAGGGGAGTGGATATCGAACTTTCTCCACAGGATCTTGGGGCTTTGACCCGTGCTTCATTTGCTTCGGTTGCAAAATAA
- a CDS encoding IclR family transcriptional regulator, with the protein MAKDAYYTIGSVVKVFSVLEQMTKQHKWELADLSRAVGIPKTTVHRFLLTLQDLGYVFQSEEESAYALTFKLFKMGSLVTEHASIQEMARPYGRRLLEAVGETINLSVYSGTEMVVVDRLVTKQVLRQDSIVGRSFPIYQSASGKVCLAFLDPMKSGSLLENIRKESDGAIGPAEMAHFIKEIEAARENVIAYDNEEIYQGVCCVAVPVFDCNDEFVAAIGTSVPSVRFSPGVREMASRELFKAAEQLSIRLGASSYPPEKQS; encoded by the coding sequence ATGGCGAAAGACGCATATTATACAATTGGATCTGTAGTAAAAGTGTTTTCTGTTTTGGAGCAGATGACCAAGCAGCACAAGTGGGAGCTTGCCGACTTGAGTCGGGCGGTTGGTATCCCAAAAACAACGGTACATCGGTTTTTATTGACTTTGCAGGATCTTGGGTATGTTTTTCAAAGCGAAGAAGAAAGTGCGTATGCATTGACATTCAAGCTTTTTAAAATGGGAAGCCTCGTTACTGAACATGCAAGTATTCAGGAAATGGCCAGACCATATGGGAGAAGGCTGCTTGAGGCCGTCGGCGAAACAATCAATCTCAGTGTGTATTCCGGCACAGAAATGGTTGTTGTGGATAGGCTGGTAACAAAGCAGGTGTTACGTCAGGATTCAATTGTTGGCCGTTCATTCCCGATATATCAATCGGCTTCCGGGAAGGTATGCCTTGCCTTTTTGGACCCCATGAAGTCCGGTTCGTTGTTGGAAAATATTCGAAAAGAATCGGATGGAGCGATTGGCCCTGCCGAGATGGCTCATTTTATAAAAGAAATTGAAGCAGCGCGGGAAAACGTCATTGCGTATGACAATGAGGAAATATACCAAGGCGTGTGCTGTGTGGCCGTGCCTGTGTTTGATTGCAATGATGAGTTTGTTGCCGCCATTGGAACCTCTGTGCCGAGTGTGCGTTTTTCTCCTGGTGTGCGTGAAATGGCGAGTCGAGAGTTGTTTAAGGCCGCAGAGCAACTTTCGATACGGTTAGGTGCCAGCAGTTATCCGCCGGAGAAACAGTCATAG